Within the Medicago truncatula cultivar Jemalong A17 chromosome 4, MtrunA17r5.0-ANR, whole genome shotgun sequence genome, the region ACAAATAGTTGACTCTCTTAATGTcctaaaaatatcataaaaataacgtAATGACGACTGTCATCATTAGGTAGGGATGTTCGTGGTGGTTCGACTACGAGGCGAAAAGTTATCCGAACCGTAAGACAAAAATAATATgcggtttgatttgatttggttgacttttaaaataaaattcgaaccaaaccaatgcggtcTGAGTTGGATtgattagtgttttttttttagacaatacaattttttttttccaacattaaaatcaagttaaagagttaaaacacaacatattttcaacaatatttttaattttatcctacattcactttcattttcatcaaacaacatAGACGAAATTAAAACGTGGtcaaacaataattatattatgtaaaaaaatgtaaaagactaagattttatcattatctaaaagttcaagtaacacataaatacatttttgaagtgaaaagcaaaaaagaaacttaacaagagatAAATAcgtgtcattttataaaaatttccaTGGAGTTTCTATGAGTATTAGTCTAGGTGACATAAATTTAATTGGTATTTTTCTTATGTcgtggtttggtttggttggtaaaataaaaaccgcaaaccaaactAAACCACGTGGTTGAGTAAAAAAAGTGATCCtgatacatttaaaataaatgcGATTTTTTGCTGTTTAAATTGGTtcgatttgcaatttttttattggattagTTCGATTTTGAACACTCTAACACTAATTTAGGAGGTAGGAGTGATGAGTCTTTAGTTCCCttatgtgacaaaaaaaaaataaaaatcttttggAACGTGAACAAATGTTTAGTTAAGGTAtcactttccttttcttcttatGCTCATTTCGTGGCTTATATTTATATCTTGGTTGATTTATTactaatttactaaaaaaagtagtgacctttttttgttacaaataaaaaaaaaactagtgacttactaaaaaaacaagtggGATTTGATccgtgaaaaaaaaatgaaagggtTGTGTAGATATTCTCATaagcttttaattttttttttaaacaaaggtTTTACTAGAGTACTCTTACAACATTAGAAATCAAAAGTaagatttaacaaaaaaaaattattattaaaaagttaattttaccatttttcatataatatttttatttttgttcttttaatcaATGTTGCAACGACACTCTTTGATATTTTCGTTTAAACAATTGAGAGAATTCAAATCCAAACAATTGCATTTTAAATTAGAATCAATCTCCAAAACAACGCTGTTTTAGAAGATAATTATGTATTTTATAAATTGAATCATCGACAATCCAAATCTTTGCAGCTGTATCTGCTGCTTCATTCTCGGTCAATGGATCAAATGAACGTAaagatataacaaaaaataaaattaagcaaattaaCCCCCTTCAGTTCGATTCGATTCGGTTAATATGATTAATCgaaccatgcccacccctaATTCTCGGTCAATGGATGAAATCAACGTAaagatataacaaaaaataaaattaagtaaattaaCCCCTTCAGTTCATACATCCAGTCGATTTGATCCATTGGCTAAGAATTAGAAGCAGAGACAGCTACATAGGTTTGAGCTGCCGAGGATTCCCTGCACCGACAATCCTGTACGGTCATAAATCAACCCCCTTCAATTAATGGAACTGGTAAGTAATCACATTTGTCGCTCTTCTTTTCATTACATCATTGTTAGTTAGATTAATTTTACACATTCACCTTAATTCAGTTTCagaacaagaaataaaaaaagaaacaaagctTGAAACACCATTTTCTTATGCTATCATTCATCACATCCTATTCCGATGGCACCATCAAAACCACACATCTCCATCTACATCTCCATCATCACTATCTTCCTCCTCCTCTTGAATCCAACCAAatccgaagaaaataaaaaccttaaatcaacaacaacagaaaatGAGTGCGAACAACGTTGGATCCACATAAGAAAATTACCACCAAAATTCAACCTAGATCTACTCTCAAATTGTTCAGAATACACATTCCTAGACGATTTATGTCCTTACTTAGCAAACCATGGTTTGGGTCAAAAAACCCATAACCGTTCCCATAGTTGGTACCGAACCGACCCATCCATGCTTGAACTCATTTTCCATCGTCGTATGTTAGAATATCCATGCTTAACGGAAGATCCTAAAACCGCTAACGCCGTTTATCTTCCTTACTACGCTGCCTTTGATTCTCTCCGTTATCTTTACGGTCCTGAATATAATTCCAGTGAACAACACGGTGttcatctttttcattttctgaCCAAAGAAAATCACCCTGAAATATGGAACCGTCATTCGGGTCATGATCATTTTCTTGTTATGGCCCGACCCGCTTGGGATTTCGCTCAGCCGTTGGATAATGATCCTCATCTTTGGGGAACTTCGTTTCTTGAATtaccacatttttttaatgtaactGCGTTAACTTTGGAATCTCGTGCTTGGCCTTGGCAAGAACACGCTGTTCCTTATCCAACGTCGTTTCATCCACCGAATCTCGCTTTGTTGGATTCTTGGATTCAGCGTGTTCGTCGATCAAAGAGATCTTCTCTTGCTCTTTTTGCAGGTGGTGGTGGTTTTTCTGCTACGCCCAACATCCGAAGGAGTATAAGAATGGAATGTGATAATGATAACAATAGCAGTAATGTGAATGGGAATTCATTTGGTTATGAAAAGCTTTGTGAAACTGTTGATTGTTCTAATGGTGTTTGTGAGCATGATCCAATTAGGTTTATGAAACCAATGTTAGGTGCAAATTTCTGTTTACAACCACCAGGGGATACTCCTACGCGTAAATCGACTTTTGATGCGATTCTTGCAGGTTGTATACCTGTGTTTTTCGAGGATTTGTCTGCGAAATCACAGTATTCGTGGCATTTACCGGAGAATGAATTTGAGGGGTTTTCTGTTACTATACCTAAGGAGGATGTTGTTTTCAAGGGGTTGAAGATTTTTGATGTGTTGCA harbors:
- the LOC11417326 gene encoding probable xyloglucan galactosyltransferase GT19 produces the protein MAPSKPHISIYISIITIFLLLLNPTKSEENKNLKSTTTENECEQRWIHIRKLPPKFNLDLLSNCSEYTFLDDLCPYLANHGLGQKTHNRSHSWYRTDPSMLELIFHRRMLEYPCLTEDPKTANAVYLPYYAAFDSLRYLYGPEYNSSEQHGVHLFHFLTKENHPEIWNRHSGHDHFLVMARPAWDFAQPLDNDPHLWGTSFLELPHFFNVTALTLESRAWPWQEHAVPYPTSFHPPNLALLDSWIQRVRRSKRSSLALFAGGGGFSATPNIRRSIRMECDNDNNSSNVNGNSFGYEKLCETVDCSNGVCEHDPIRFMKPMLGANFCLQPPGDTPTRKSTFDAILAGCIPVFFEDLSAKSQYSWHLPENEFEGFSVTIPKEDVVFKGLKIFDVLQRIPRARVRRMREKVLELIPRVVYRKHNSSPGLRNKKDAFDLTIDGTLNKIRSRLQELDLVL